Below is a genomic region from Salmo salar chromosome ssa11, Ssal_v3.1, whole genome shotgun sequence.
tcctctggtctgatgaaacaaaaatagaactgtttggccataatgaccatccttaggtttagaggaaaaagggggaggcttgcgagccgaagaacaccatcccaaccgtgaagcacgggggtggcagcatcatgttgtgggggtgctttgctgcaggagggactggtgcaattcacaaaatagatggcatcatgagaaggaaaattatgtggatatattgaagcaacatctcaagacatcagtcaggaagttaaagcttggtcacaaatgggtcttccaaatggacaatgaccccaagcatacttccaaaattgtggaaaaatggcttaaggacagcaaagtcaaggtattggagtggccatcacaaagccctgacctcaatcccatagaacatttgtgggcagaactgaaaaagcttgtgcaagcaaggaggcctacaaacctgactcagttacaccagctctgtcaggaggaatgggccaaaattcacccaacttattgtgggaagcttgtggaagactacctggaacgtttgaaccaagttaaacaatttaaaggcaatgctaccaaatactaattgagtgtatgtaaacttctgacccactgggaatgtgatgaaagaaagtaaagctgaattaaatcattctctactattattctgacatttcacattcttaaaataaagtggtgatcctaactgacctaagacagggaatttttactagtattaaatgtctgtaattgtgaaaaactgagttggaattgtgaaaaactgagttgaaatgtatttggttaaggtgtttgtaaacttccgacttcaactgtagctatagTCTGTGATTATGGAGTTTGGATGCACTGACCTTTTGGGCTGGTTTCATGGTGATGTAAGATGACTTTTCTGATGACTGATTGTGGTGTGGAAAAATCAATAAACTTTTCTTGTTTGGGCcttccgagtggcacagcggtctaaggcactgcactgcactgcatcgcagtgcttgaggcgtcatacagacccgggttcgatcccaggctgtgttacagccggccgtgaccgggggacccataaggcggtgcacaatttgggccagcatcatccgggttagaggagggtttggccggccgggatttactagtcccatcatgctctagtgactccttgtggcaggctggGAGCCTGCAAGCTGACCTCGGTTGCCAACTGGACggtgtttccttcctttcccGAGTCCATATGGGAGTTGCAGGGTTGGGACAAGACTGTATCTACCAATTGGCTATCATGAAAAAGGGGTAGAAGTACCAAAAATAAACCACTTTTCTTGTTTGTCTGAAACAAGGCTTATTTTGATTAGTCGCGGGTCAGACAAACTGATCCAAACATGGGGATAACCTTGTACCTAAGGGGACAAGAAGCTTTAGTCCTTGACCAAATTGGCAAAACACAATCTTCTCTTCCAGCGCTAATGACGATGGAGTATTGATATACCCTACCTAAGAGAACATACAATTATAGTAAAGCAAAAAAAGTGATCATCCAACTCAATGACTAATGTTGTGGTATTTATTTGATGAATTGACATTCAATACAACAGACCTGTTGAAAATGTGCAAGTCACATGTTGAATTTCAATTAATTTCCTGAGTTGACTGAGCTGAAATGGTATATTCCAAACTTAATATCACCCTAATTGACAGCCTACATTTCGTAAGTATGACTGAGCCCCCTCCCGTAACTGTTGCTAACATAACTCTCCATCCACTGTTTGATGCCAGTTGGTCCTGGTGTTAGGTGACCTGCACATCCCCCACCGATGCAACACCCTACCAGCCAAGTTCAAGAAGCTGCTAGTGCCAGGCAAAATCCAGCACATCCTCTGTACAGGCAACCTTTGCACCAAGGAGAGCTATGACTACCTGAAGACCCTGGCTGGGGATGTACACATCGTCAGGGGAGACTTTGATGAGGTTTTTGTATCTGCTTCCCTTCTGCTTTATTACATGATCCATTATCTTTAAACGTATATGTAATCCTTTAATGGGTTAGAACAGTGGATGAACTGTAGTGTGTTGTTGGCCTTCTCTGCCCTACAGAACCTGAACTACCCGGAGCAGAAGGTGGTGACAGTAGGTCAGTTTAAGATCGGCCTGATCCATGGGCACCAGGTGATCCCCTGGGGGGACATGGCAAGCCTGGCCCTGCTGCAGAGGCAGCTCGACGTCGACATCCTCATCTCTGGACACACGCACAAGTTCGAGGCCTTCGAAAACGAGAACAAGTTCTACATCAACCCCGGCTCAGCAACTGGAGCCTACAACGCACTGGAAAGGTAATGGCGGCATTTTTACACATTAAGCCGTTCATATATTTATTGGGTCATTTAGCAGGTGACTTGGTAAGTTGCTAACCGCTAGCATTAAACTGATAAGCCTTCCTCTCTTTTGTTTGGTTTCTCCTCAGCAACATCATCCCGTCCTTTGTATTGATGGACATCCAAGCATCCACAGTGGTGACGTACGTCTACCAGCTCATCGGAGATGACGTAAAAGTGGAGAGGATTGAGTACAAGAAATCCTAAAACCAGGGCTGAAGTAGGGGGTTCTGTTGTTCACTAAGTGTATCGTTTCATTCCTTTCTACCTGCAGCTCCAACTATGTCACCACtaatgcttgacttgggcagaaGCTAACTGGAGCTGAGTATctgcacctcaaatgttctactgcttgagctcctgttcctcttatagaataatagcgccaaagtattgtggagctcctgcacctaaatataaccAGTACCAGCACACAAAATGAGTACtggaacctatttcagtccaagtcaagcactggtcaCCACAatgctaatgctgtaccataACTGTGTTTGCCACTTAACTCTATAAAGAAATGCATAAAATTGTTTATTTCATCAGCATTTGCTTGTGTTCGACCCACCATCTGGTGTCTGTAGAGAATGCAATAAGGTCACGAGTTTGCGTAATGTCATTCAAATAAATATTTTAAATTTTACGTATTGGGATGTAAAATGTCCTGTAAGTACGTGTAACTCCATGGCCTTTATCTTCCTGTAGTGGGCGTTCTCTCActcattttttccccccacaatAAAAATCCCATTTCACTTTCAGCCACTTGTTGTTATTAAATTGTAAGACTAACCCCTATAGAAAATGTCACTACATGTAAAAACACCGTGACAACAAATGAGCGTTGCTGTCATGTATCTGATAAGTTAGTGAATAAGTCATCACCCCCATGAACAGTGAGCTCATGCATTCACTCATCTCCTCTAACTCCAGGTCATCTTCCCACTGGTTGAACCCTGATGACAAAGGCATAGATGTAAACATGGCAAAATTTAGGTTAGAACAAAAATTGTGCAATACTGAAGCTTCAATAACTGCCCTGAGCGCTTTCAAAcatgcagtgccttcggaaagtattcagaccccttgactttttccacattttgttacattacagccttattctaaaatggattaaatgaccAAATTTccccagcaatctacacacaataccccataatgacaaagcaaaaagtgaTTTTTTGaaatttagcaaatgtattaaaaacataccttatttacataagtattaagaccctttgctatgagacttgaaattgagctcaggtgcatcctgtttccattgatcatccttgatatgattctacaacttgattggagtccacctgtggtaaattcaattgattggacatgatttggaaaggcacatgccttcctatttaaggtcccacagttgacagtgcatttcagagcaaaaaccaagccgtgaggtcgaaggaaatgtccgtagagcgccgagacaggattgtgtcgaggtacagatcgagtctcacagcaaagggtctgaatacttatg
It encodes:
- the LOC100194715 gene encoding uncharacterized protein LOC100194715, with product MNCSVLLAFSALQNLNYPEQKVVTVGQFKIGLIHGHQVIPWGDMASLALLQRQLDVDILISGHTHKFEAFENENKFYINPGSATGAYNALESNIIPSFVLMDIQASTVVTYVYQLIGDDVKVERIEYKKS